In one Spirochaeta lutea genomic region, the following are encoded:
- a CDS encoding ATP-binding protein — MDCMGRTAAYKNQRLILFLLSTLTWVLAGFVFPAHGESAQGGQVSLGDWQETSFSPLNLHGTWNAAPLKQGETPTESAFQEIPVPNRPREHHFQGYPGYIGTRYRLDITDLPPGPENSVLALLLGRVHGAYTVEINGQMLYTSGEARNYGAAGGYTEPSQHPNRISTSRGSTLLEFPYPDGDRMRLIIDVFDTYQGFGGISGPVQLGFTSDVTSIALRSMAGDILNLASMMVLGLFLVGFFLVRPIEDSTVFLGFFALLSAFNHGISGHQGLTHVFGALNSGIVERLSAASFVLAMYCFFEYTRRQILRLELRHIRILLRWITGLILIVILLLPESQVWMTIVPFLLVTMGYSIAAVQLVVPKLRDRTPGVLTFLICFILLQAAGGGFILQWFYGIDVGTLPSSLTVLSVFIQALYLGREFSTGFSQAEGLNHRLKQLLRQQDKVQENLERTVISRTADLRAALDAAKAASTAKGNFLANMSHEIRTPLNGILGFCELLQYEPGGREAPHYIRLIRSESLRLLEIINQLLDISKIEAGKLELEINPFDIHEMLQVVSSNIRIQARNKGLYFTISVDEQLPRYLVGDSLRLRQILDNLLSNAVKFTEEGSISLGVEYLSQDQGAGMLRIVVEDTGIGIPLERQAQIFDAFEQADPSTTRMYGGTGLGTAIALRLARMMDGNIRLTSTPGKGSRFEASLALRELTTNDFIPLTESSPQTEPRWNSGPHVLLVEDYELNRILTRKHLESAGWQVSGVSHGQEALDFVRSASVDCIIMDIQMPVLDGYQATEELRAQGFGPPIIGLSANVFPEDQARALAAGMNTILSKPLGRHTLLHYMAKFVPPGSYIQTSHRPPGGAEFHILHSSPGILDDLDGDLGSYLMLVREFASSAADLLKEMDEAMENRDLTVLHRAAHTIKGGALNIGAALISETALRIENKARQGGLEAVQKSLQELQHQIGEISNYFSPGM; from the coding sequence ATGGATTGCATGGGAAGAACAGCAGCCTACAAAAATCAACGTCTAATTCTCTTCCTCCTTAGCACGCTTACCTGGGTTCTTGCTGGCTTTGTATTTCCCGCCCACGGAGAATCAGCCCAGGGGGGTCAGGTTTCCTTGGGTGATTGGCAAGAAACTTCCTTTTCGCCCCTGAACCTCCATGGAACCTGGAACGCAGCCCCCTTAAAGCAGGGCGAAACTCCCACGGAGAGCGCGTTTCAGGAAATACCCGTACCGAACAGACCGCGGGAGCATCACTTCCAGGGGTATCCCGGATACATCGGGACCCGCTACAGGCTTGATATTACCGATCTTCCCCCGGGTCCCGAGAACAGCGTCTTAGCGTTATTACTCGGCAGGGTTCACGGAGCCTACACCGTGGAGATAAATGGTCAGATGCTCTACACCTCCGGAGAAGCCCGGAACTACGGTGCTGCGGGGGGGTATACAGAACCTTCACAACATCCGAATAGGATTTCAACCTCCCGGGGATCAACCCTACTAGAGTTCCCCTACCCCGACGGAGACAGGATGCGTCTGATAATCGATGTCTTTGACACCTACCAGGGTTTCGGCGGAATCTCGGGGCCGGTACAGCTGGGCTTCACATCGGATGTCACCAGTATTGCCCTGCGATCCATGGCAGGGGACATTCTTAATTTAGCGAGTATGATGGTCTTGGGTCTGTTCCTGGTGGGCTTTTTCTTGGTAAGGCCCATTGAAGACAGCACGGTGTTCCTCGGGTTTTTCGCCCTGCTCTCCGCCTTTAACCATGGTATTTCCGGACACCAGGGATTGACACACGTCTTCGGTGCGCTGAATTCAGGGATCGTGGAACGGCTATCCGCGGCTTCTTTCGTATTGGCCATGTACTGTTTTTTTGAGTATACCCGCCGACAAATACTACGCCTGGAACTTCGGCATATCCGCATCCTGCTGCGCTGGATCACCGGACTCATCCTCATCGTTATTTTGCTGCTACCCGAGTCTCAGGTGTGGATGACTATTGTTCCGTTTTTGCTGGTTACCATGGGCTACAGTATTGCGGCGGTTCAGCTCGTCGTACCGAAGCTGCGGGATCGGACCCCGGGTGTGCTGACCTTCCTCATCTGCTTTATTTTGCTCCAGGCAGCCGGGGGGGGATTTATTCTGCAATGGTTCTACGGAATTGATGTGGGAACCCTGCCTTCGAGCCTTACAGTGCTTTCCGTATTCATCCAGGCCTTGTATTTGGGCCGTGAGTTTTCCACAGGATTCAGCCAGGCAGAGGGATTAAACCACCGGCTAAAGCAGCTTCTCCGGCAACAGGATAAGGTTCAGGAGAATCTCGAACGTACGGTTATCAGCAGAACCGCAGATCTCCGGGCTGCCCTGGATGCCGCTAAGGCCGCCAGCACTGCGAAGGGGAACTTTTTGGCTAATATGAGCCATGAAATCCGTACCCCGTTAAACGGCATCCTGGGTTTCTGTGAGTTATTGCAGTACGAACCGGGAGGGAGGGAGGCACCCCACTACATCCGGTTGATACGCAGCGAATCCCTGCGATTGTTGGAGATTATTAATCAGCTTCTGGATATATCCAAGATTGAAGCCGGGAAACTGGAACTGGAGATTAATCCCTTCGATATTCATGAAATGCTCCAGGTGGTGTCCTCAAATATCCGGATTCAGGCAAGAAATAAGGGGCTGTATTTTACCATCAGTGTGGATGAACAACTGCCCCGGTACCTGGTAGGAGATTCCCTGCGGCTTCGGCAGATTCTGGATAATCTGCTGAGTAACGCCGTAAAGTTCACTGAAGAGGGGAGCATTTCTCTGGGGGTAGAGTATCTGAGCCAGGATCAGGGCGCGGGGATGTTGCGGATAGTGGTTGAGGATACGGGCATTGGAATCCCCTTAGAACGTCAGGCACAAATATTTGACGCCTTCGAACAGGCCGATCCGAGCACAACCCGTATGTACGGCGGTACGGGGCTGGGAACAGCCATCGCCCTGAGACTCGCCAGAATGATGGATGGGAATATCCGGCTGACAAGCACCCCGGGCAAGGGGTCCAGGTTTGAGGCTAGCCTGGCATTACGGGAGTTGACGACCAACGATTTTATTCCCCTGACCGAGTCCTCCCCTCAAACAGAACCACGCTGGAATAGCGGCCCACATGTTCTCCTGGTGGAGGATTATGAACTGAACCGAATCCTAACCCGCAAGCATTTAGAGAGCGCAGGCTGGCAGGTAAGCGGTGTTTCCCATGGGCAGGAGGCCCTGGATTTTGTACGATCAGCATCGGTAGATTGCATAATCATGGACATTCAAATGCCCGTTCTGGACGGCTACCAGGCGACTGAGGAGCTGCGGGCTCAGGGGTTTGGGCCGCCCATCATCGGATTAAGTGCGAATGTATTCCCCGAGGATCAGGCTCGGGCACTGGCTGCAGGTATGAATACCATCCTTTCCAAGCCCCTGGGCCGCCATACCCTTCTCCACTATATGGCAAAATTTGTTCCTCCCGGATCCTACATCCAAACCAGCCACCGCCCCCCCGGGGGGGCGGAGTTCCATATCCTCCACTCGTCCCCGGGAATATTGGATGATCTTGATGGGGATCTAGGAAGTTACCTTATGCTGGTTCGGGAATTTGCATCCTCAGCCGCTGATCTCCTGAAAGAAATGGATGAAGCCATGGAGAACCGGGATCTGACAGTATTACACCGGGCGGCCCATACCATTAAGGGCGGTGCATTGAACATCGGGGCTGCACTCATCTCGGAAACTGCCTTGCGGATAGAAAATAAGGCACGCCAGGGCGGCCTAGAAGCCGTCCAAAAGAGCCTGCAGGAGCTGCAACATCAGATAGGTGAGATTTCCAACTATTTTTCGCCGGGGATGTAG
- a CDS encoding TIGR03936 family radical SAM-associated protein, whose translation MSSIDKTQLMQLLHRVKNPGYYTGGEFGQREKPDASFTTAIIFPDVYEIGMSNYSWKILYSIINDLPGISCQRVFAPAEDFETLLREEGLPLFTLEGYLPLAELDVLGFTLGYELSATNMLTILDLGGIPVHRHDRRPDAPLVIIGGPGTTNPLPYYHVIDGAVIGEAEEVVPDLYRELARIQDSHTNLATAREKQRQVLLDHPNIWVPGSTKSVRRAVWTGFTQDALRLRYPVTPHKIIQEHGVVEIMRGCPQGCRFCHAGDYYRPYRQKSIAQITEEVRDLVDTMGYRRITLSSLSSGDYSGIGDLISSLNQEFGPRGVSFQLPSLKVESFTLPIIEALSHGKRGGLTFAVETPTDFGQGVLNKTVTVQRIIAILHEAERRGWKSAKFYFMVGLPVPGAGVEDEAEEIRMFLQRIRQQTRMKINVNIGTFVPKPHTPFQWAGMLPWERAQEILHTIKTNNTDRGIKITYQGGFLSYLEGIISLGDQRVGDLIYAAWQKGARFDSWEDRCRRDIWEQVIRQASWPVDELLEPKQPEDTILPWDSISLGVSPRYIAKEWQKSRTGEHSLRCEPVCRDHCGLCGKSVQVVDQPENPDSTAPTITTPREDPRDSEAEILPLRHTLILRFQKLGMGTLLSHLSLIRAFEQALIRCDVPLWMAGHYNPKPKMDFNQALPLGMESRHEVMAVQLAGSLQAGSMIDPINAALPKGIRVTDLKILPTLTRGKKIPSLSSLTQSVVYRVYPKSMEHWARLESAVANLEAWSVETDLNGDPVLRETRTTLGSWGIRKLPGQEAGYNPKSLGAILEKISTQGPQGKDLENTIEEWIAWEEQQPTKINV comes from the coding sequence ATGTCATCAATCGATAAAACGCAGCTCATGCAGCTTTTACACCGGGTGAAGAACCCGGGATACTATACCGGGGGAGAATTCGGTCAACGGGAAAAACCCGATGCCTCATTTACCACAGCGATTATCTTCCCGGACGTGTATGAGATCGGAATGTCCAACTATTCCTGGAAGATACTCTACAGTATCATCAACGATCTACCCGGTATCAGCTGTCAACGCGTATTCGCACCGGCGGAGGATTTCGAGACCCTGCTCCGTGAAGAGGGTCTGCCTCTCTTCACCCTTGAGGGATATCTTCCCTTGGCTGAATTGGATGTACTGGGATTTACCCTGGGATATGAATTGTCGGCCACGAATATGCTGACCATTCTGGACCTAGGAGGAATTCCGGTTCACCGGCATGACCGGCGCCCCGATGCCCCCCTGGTTATCATCGGGGGTCCGGGCACGACAAATCCCCTACCCTATTACCATGTGATAGACGGGGCCGTTATCGGGGAAGCCGAAGAGGTAGTCCCAGATTTGTACAGAGAGTTGGCCCGGATTCAAGACTCCCATACCAACCTGGCGACAGCCAGGGAGAAACAACGCCAGGTGCTCCTGGATCATCCCAATATCTGGGTTCCCGGAAGCACTAAATCTGTACGCCGTGCCGTTTGGACGGGATTCACCCAAGACGCCCTCCGCCTGCGGTATCCGGTAACCCCCCACAAGATTATTCAGGAACACGGGGTGGTAGAGATCATGAGGGGATGTCCCCAGGGATGCCGGTTCTGTCATGCCGGAGACTATTACCGTCCCTACCGCCAGAAAAGCATAGCCCAGATTACCGAGGAGGTCCGCGACCTCGTTGACACCATGGGATACCGGCGTATTACCCTGTCGTCCCTGAGCTCCGGGGACTACTCGGGGATAGGGGACCTTATTTCATCCTTGAATCAGGAATTCGGGCCTAGAGGGGTAAGCTTCCAGCTGCCCAGCCTCAAGGTAGAATCCTTTACCCTGCCGATTATAGAGGCGTTGAGTCATGGAAAACGTGGAGGTCTTACCTTTGCTGTAGAGACGCCCACGGATTTCGGGCAAGGGGTATTAAACAAGACCGTAACCGTCCAGAGAATTATCGCGATTCTCCACGAGGCGGAGCGCAGAGGTTGGAAGAGTGCTAAGTTCTATTTTATGGTGGGTTTACCCGTCCCCGGGGCGGGTGTTGAGGATGAAGCTGAAGAAATACGGATGTTTCTCCAGAGAATTCGCCAGCAAACCCGCATGAAGATCAACGTTAATATCGGCACCTTTGTGCCCAAACCCCATACCCCCTTCCAGTGGGCAGGCATGCTCCCTTGGGAGCGGGCTCAGGAGATTCTCCACACCATAAAAACCAATAATACAGACCGGGGTATTAAAATTACCTACCAGGGAGGGTTTCTGTCATACTTGGAAGGAATCATCTCCCTGGGAGATCAGCGGGTTGGCGACCTGATTTATGCAGCATGGCAGAAGGGTGCGCGCTTCGACTCATGGGAGGACCGCTGTCGGCGGGACATCTGGGAGCAGGTTATCCGACAGGCATCTTGGCCGGTAGATGAACTCCTTGAACCGAAACAACCTGAAGACACCATCCTTCCCTGGGATTCCATCTCACTGGGCGTAAGCCCCCGCTACATTGCCAAGGAATGGCAAAAGAGCCGTACAGGTGAACACTCCCTCCGGTGTGAACCGGTCTGCAGGGACCACTGCGGACTCTGCGGAAAATCAGTACAGGTGGTGGATCAACCAGAAAACCCCGATTCAACCGCGCCTACCATCACTACGCCCCGAGAGGACCCCCGAGACTCTGAGGCGGAGATCCTTCCCCTCCGTCATACCCTCATCCTTAGGTTTCAAAAACTGGGTATGGGGACATTGCTGTCCCATCTTTCGTTAATCCGAGCCTTTGAACAGGCTCTCATCCGATGCGATGTACCCCTGTGGATGGCTGGGCACTACAATCCGAAACCGAAGATGGATTTCAACCAAGCCCTGCCCCTGGGTATGGAGTCCCGGCACGAGGTGATGGCTGTCCAGTTAGCCGGATCCCTCCAGGCCGGTAGCATGATCGACCCTATTAATGCGGCCTTACCCAAGGGAATCCGGGTTACCGACCTCAAAATTCTCCCAACCCTTACCCGGGGAAAGAAAATACCGAGCCTCTCTTCCCTCACCCAATCGGTTGTATATCGGGTGTATCCGAAGTCGATGGAACACTGGGCCCGCCTAGAGTCGGCAGTAGCCAATCTTGAGGCTTGGTCGGTAGAGACCGACCTGAATGGCGATCCTGTTCTCCGGGAAACCAGAACAACCCTAGGATCCTGGGGCATCCGTAAATTACCCGGTCAGGAGGCCGGATACAACCCGAAATCTCTGGGGGCGATTTTGGAGAAAATTTCCACCCAAGGTCCCCAGGGAAAAGATTTAGAGAATACAATAGAAGAATGGATTGCATGGGAAGAACAGCAGCCTACAAAAATCAACGTCTAA
- a CDS encoding response regulator — protein MSTFLVVDDEPSVERLIRQRFRKEIREGEFTFLFALNGLDAVETLKNHPEIDIVITDINMPQMDGLTLLNHIQEINPITKTIMISAYGDLENIRASMNRGAFDFITKPIDFEDLRKTMDKTLQFVEEIKNSLRSSKENQFLKMYVNPSVITFLSQHHSSQAKAGVHITEVSRVDGSSADSATEHSERIEGTVCFVDVCGFTSISEHAKPETITTLLNCYFDEIAEEAMGYNGIIDKFIGDAAMILFSGENHLSRAAECCLGIRERIRQYIGTQLAEGIPFPDISMGLHSGEMVSGSFGSKRISRLDYTVIGDTVNTAARIESISKPGDILMTDSGYRQLNGMYHFSEVGEVKLRNKTNPIRIYCLMGRTPQREKTLGLRDRA, from the coding sequence ATGAGTACTTTTCTGGTTGTAGATGACGAGCCAAGTGTAGAACGCCTCATTCGCCAGCGGTTTAGGAAGGAGATCCGTGAGGGTGAATTCACCTTCTTGTTCGCCCTAAACGGCCTTGATGCGGTGGAAACCCTTAAAAATCACCCTGAAATCGACATAGTTATTACTGACATCAATATGCCCCAGATGGACGGTTTGACCCTGTTGAATCATATTCAGGAGATTAATCCCATAACCAAAACGATAATGATTTCAGCCTACGGTGATTTGGAGAATATTCGGGCCTCCATGAACCGCGGAGCCTTCGATTTCATCACCAAGCCCATCGATTTTGAGGACCTGCGGAAGACCATGGATAAAACCCTTCAGTTTGTGGAGGAAATAAAGAACTCCCTCCGCAGCAGCAAAGAAAACCAATTTCTGAAGATGTATGTAAACCCCTCCGTTATTACCTTCCTGAGTCAGCACCATTCATCCCAGGCAAAGGCAGGGGTACATATTACCGAGGTAAGCCGGGTTGACGGGTCTTCCGCCGACTCCGCAACGGAGCACAGCGAGCGTATCGAAGGAACGGTGTGTTTCGTTGATGTGTGCGGGTTCACCAGTATTTCCGAGCACGCCAAGCCAGAAACCATAACCACCCTGCTGAACTGTTACTTTGATGAAATTGCCGAAGAGGCCATGGGTTATAACGGAATCATCGATAAATTCATCGGTGATGCGGCCATGATTCTATTCTCCGGGGAAAACCACCTCTCCCGGGCAGCGGAGTGCTGCCTAGGTATTCGGGAGCGCATCCGGCAGTACATCGGCACCCAGTTAGCAGAGGGGATACCGTTTCCGGATATCTCCATGGGGCTGCACTCCGGGGAAATGGTGAGCGGTTCCTTCGGCTCAAAGCGGATCAGCCGACTTGATTATACGGTCATCGGTGACACGGTGAATACCGCTGCCCGTATCGAGAGTATAAGCAAACCCGGTGATATTCTGATGACGGATTCAGGCTACCGCCAGCTCAACGGGATGTACCATTTTTCCGAGGTTGGAGAGGTGAAGTTGCGGAATAAAACCAATCCCATCCGGATTTACTGCCTCATGGGCCGGACCCCCCAACGGGAGAAGACCCTTGGCCTTCGGGATAGAGCCTGA
- a CDS encoding response regulator transcription factor — MRILVVDDEPAIARLFSQRFRREIRDGLLEFVYAGSGEEAVGLFDASKADIVMILSDINMPGMSGLELLENIRKTDDKTPIYMISAYENDQYSRLSQEKGANGFIPKPLDFTELRDLFNLDDKSR; from the coding sequence ATGCGTATACTTGTAGTTGATGACGAGCCTGCCATTGCGCGGCTTTTTTCCCAGCGGTTTCGCCGGGAGATACGGGACGGATTATTAGAGTTTGTCTACGCGGGATCGGGGGAAGAAGCAGTAGGACTTTTTGATGCTTCAAAAGCGGATATAGTCATGATACTATCCGATATAAATATGCCGGGTATGAGCGGGCTTGAGCTGTTAGAGAATATTCGTAAAACAGACGATAAAACACCCATTTATATGATTTCGGCCTATGAGAACGACCAGTATTCCAGACTGTCCCAGGAAAAGGGAGCGAACGGTTTCATTCCCAAGCCCTTGGATTTTACTGAGCTTCGGGATTTGTTCAATCTAGACGATAAATCCAGGTAG
- a CDS encoding ATP-binding protein: protein MEQPSAKGLIRESFEISSPLFAASAGLFVVANTFGLIVDITSSPLSMIIATSLGLAGMVVTVILTLRGRISRNFGLGSLLYISAVVWMAQTFFLPESAGKVDLHYYAALVLVTAFVSAAGVLVARAASVIMGLAVSFFMIYFAVVVEVEQAMDSLPYFIVAILGLTFMLYYYRMQLERLVLDLHNTRDTMKAQRDEMATLKDQAESALENLRQAQKKIIVQEKMASLGALTAGIAHEIKNPLNFVTNFSESSVELVEELRQHLTTILPTLDEDTREDMTYLMDELVQNMHDINEHGKRGDRIVKNMLMHSRGGSNIHSLEDVNTVAEECVQLSYHGLRAQDSEFKCTISLDLDESAGQAEMVRPDFSRVLLNLMNNGFYATNERRLANNDASYEPTLHIATRGVGDQVQIIVRDNGTGIPQEALENIFTPFYTTKPTGKGTGLGLSISFEIIRDEHGGTIDVESAQGSYTQFTVSIPRKRPS, encoded by the coding sequence ATGGAACAACCATCAGCTAAGGGCCTGATTCGAGAGTCCTTCGAAATCTCGTCTCCCCTCTTTGCTGCCAGCGCCGGGTTATTTGTCGTTGCAAATACCTTCGGTCTGATTGTGGATATTACCTCAAGTCCACTCTCTATGATCATCGCGACGAGTCTCGGTCTGGCAGGGATGGTGGTTACGGTAATTCTTACCCTTCGTGGCCGTATAAGCCGCAACTTCGGGTTGGGGAGTCTCCTGTATATCAGCGCGGTGGTGTGGATGGCTCAGACCTTTTTTCTCCCGGAGTCGGCGGGCAAGGTGGATCTCCACTACTACGCGGCGTTGGTCTTGGTTACGGCCTTTGTTTCTGCCGCGGGGGTTCTGGTCGCCCGGGCCGCCTCGGTTATCATGGGGTTAGCGGTGAGCTTCTTCATGATCTATTTCGCCGTAGTGGTTGAGGTTGAACAGGCCATGGATTCCCTGCCCTATTTCATCGTGGCGATTCTCGGACTTACCTTCATGCTCTACTACTACCGGATGCAATTAGAACGCCTGGTATTGGATCTGCACAATACACGGGATACTATGAAGGCCCAGCGAGATGAAATGGCAACCCTCAAGGACCAGGCCGAAAGCGCTCTGGAAAATCTCCGCCAGGCCCAGAAGAAGATCATTGTCCAGGAAAAAATGGCAAGCCTCGGGGCTCTCACCGCCGGCATTGCCCATGAAATTAAGAACCCCCTAAATTTTGTGACCAATTTCAGCGAGTCCTCGGTTGAACTGGTGGAGGAGCTCCGGCAACACCTCACCACCATCCTGCCCACCCTGGATGAGGATACCCGGGAAGATATGACCTACCTCATGGATGAGCTGGTACAGAATATGCACGACATCAACGAACACGGAAAACGTGGAGACCGGATTGTAAAAAACATGCTCATGCATAGCCGGGGCGGATCGAATATCCACTCCCTGGAAGATGTGAACACCGTCGCCGAGGAATGCGTACAACTCTCCTACCACGGACTACGCGCCCAGGACTCGGAGTTCAAATGCACCATATCCCTGGACCTGGACGAATCAGCGGGCCAGGCCGAAATGGTCCGGCCGGATTTCTCCAGGGTCCTTCTGAATCTCATGAACAACGGATTCTACGCTACCAACGAGAGGAGGCTGGCGAATAACGACGCCTCGTATGAGCCGACACTCCATATCGCAACCCGGGGGGTCGGCGATCAGGTTCAGATCATCGTCCGGGACAACGGAACCGGTATTCCCCAGGAAGCCCTAGAGAATATCTTCACCCCGTTTTACACCACTAAACCCACGGGAAAGGGCACGGGTTTGGGGCTCTCAATCAGTTTTGAGATCATCCGGGATGAGCACGGCGGTACCATTGATGTGGAATCAGCCCAGGGAAGCTATACCCAGTTTACTGTTTCCATACCGAGGAAACGGCCCAGCTAG
- the amrB gene encoding AmmeMemoRadiSam system protein B: MSHSNPIKPAHYAGSWYPHSPRLLQEQIGPCPEDHLSMRWQQLKHLPDDFFLDLPQEPEGKSEGKPKDKPEGNPKGRANHSAGVVKGSEPLGKPPGDEMTPEPSVPIPPVRVRGPVVGGILPHAGLQFSALGQLSVLRRIHWKPGLVVILAPSHRVPLPADTIITTPFGGYSTPLGILQGIPVESHHTGHITVRADHQIAGAEHALELLLPGIAAHLGIDQPLAGFILPSIHEITDHYPDDPSPWLTHAREALIAGVSRYCEPEKVLWLVSSDFTHYGPRFSYTPAGAVQSDPSGVLHESFVSDHRIAQKLSSLDATGAFHSWTDRKATICGLVPSLVMVSVLREIWNGRVVGRQESSYTSLGITGISGDDADFVAYRGISLGLQ; this comes from the coding sequence ATGAGCCACAGTAATCCCATAAAACCGGCTCATTACGCCGGTAGCTGGTATCCCCATTCACCCAGGCTGCTCCAAGAGCAGATCGGCCCCTGCCCGGAAGACCATCTTAGCATGAGATGGCAGCAACTGAAGCATCTCCCCGATGACTTTTTTCTGGATTTACCCCAGGAGCCGGAAGGCAAATCGGAAGGCAAACCGAAGGACAAACCGGAAGGCAACCCGAAGGGCCGTGCAAACCACAGCGCCGGGGTAGTGAAGGGCAGTGAGCCATTGGGGAAACCACCTGGGGATGAAATGACCCCCGAACCTTCGGTACCTATTCCGCCGGTCAGGGTCCGGGGGCCGGTGGTGGGCGGCATTCTCCCCCATGCCGGATTGCAATTCTCCGCACTCGGACAACTCAGTGTGCTCCGCCGTATCCATTGGAAGCCGGGCTTGGTGGTCATCCTTGCCCCAAGCCACCGGGTGCCCCTGCCTGCAGATACCATTATCACCACCCCATTCGGCGGTTACTCCACCCCCCTGGGGATCCTCCAGGGAATTCCGGTGGAATCTCATCATACCGGACACATTACCGTCCGGGCGGATCATCAGATAGCCGGGGCTGAACACGCCTTGGAATTGCTATTGCCGGGAATTGCAGCCCATCTGGGGATTGATCAACCCCTGGCTGGATTTATCCTTCCCAGCATTCATGAGATTACCGATCACTATCCGGATGACCCAAGCCCCTGGCTCACCCACGCCCGGGAAGCCCTAATCGCTGGGGTCAGCCGGTACTGCGAGCCGGAAAAGGTGCTCTGGTTGGTTAGTTCGGACTTTACCCACTATGGGCCGCGGTTCTCCTACACTCCGGCAGGAGCGGTGCAGTCTGACCCATCGGGGGTACTCCATGAAAGTTTCGTTTCCGACCACCGCATTGCCCAGAAGCTGAGTTCCCTGGACGCTACGGGAGCCTTCCATTCCTGGACAGACCGAAAGGCTACGATCTGCGGCCTGGTTCCTTCTCTGGTTATGGTGTCCGTGCTTCGGGAAATCTGGAACGGCCGGGTCGTGGGCCGTCAAGAATCCTCCTACACCTCCCTGGGAATCACGGGCATCTCCGGGGATGACGCCGATTTTGTGGCATACCGGGGTATCAGTCTGGGTCTACAGTAG
- the amrA gene encoding AmmeMemoRadiSam system protein A: MDSNASSHNTALIVTWLEQVIQNYARTGGTGAGQLLSDPAFQPLANNPILQEKAGAFVTLRGGRVGPGNLRGCIGRIESSLPLKDTLGDIAIDAAFRDPRFPPVSPDELPKISLEITILSEPRAISSWEQIQPGRHGIILAADGRRALFLPQVASEQGWSLEETLEQLCRKAGLPPRRFREGGVSFRIFEGRVIRP, from the coding sequence GTGGATTCGAATGCTTCTTCCCACAATACTGCTCTTATCGTCACATGGCTTGAGCAGGTGATTCAGAATTATGCCCGGACCGGGGGCACGGGGGCCGGGCAGCTCCTCAGCGACCCCGCGTTTCAGCCCCTGGCTAACAATCCGATCCTTCAGGAGAAGGCAGGGGCCTTTGTCACCCTTCGGGGAGGGCGGGTCGGTCCCGGAAATCTCCGGGGCTGTATCGGCAGGATAGAATCATCCCTGCCCCTGAAGGACACCCTGGGGGACATCGCCATAGACGCTGCCTTCAGGGATCCGCGGTTTCCTCCGGTATCCCCCGATGAGCTGCCGAAGATCAGTCTTGAAATAACCATCCTCTCCGAACCCCGGGCGATCTCATCCTGGGAGCAGATACAGCCCGGGCGGCACGGGATTATCTTGGCCGCCGATGGCCGCAGGGCCCTTTTTCTACCCCAGGTAGCAAGCGAACAGGGCTGGAGCCTGGAAGAAACCCTGGAGCAGCTCTGTCGCAAAGCGGGTCTGCCGCCCCGGCGGTTCCGTGAAGGCGGGGTGAGTTTCCGCATATTTGAAGGCCGGGTGATTCGACCATGA